The Corvus cornix cornix isolate S_Up_H32 chromosome 8, ASM73873v5, whole genome shotgun sequence sequence gGTTAAGAGCCACCTAAAAAACTGCTGAGTGTTTGAAAGGTGTAAGCACAGGCACTGAAGCGCCCCCAGGTTCGCAGCAGTGCAGTTTGAATTCTGTGTTCTCCCTCCCCTGTGCAGAGTCCTTCCAGCACCACCCCTCCCATCGAGATCTGCTCCTCGCGCCTGACGAAGCTGATGCGCCGGACCACTGATAAGAAGAGCGAATTCCTGAAGGCACTGAAGGATGATAGAAATGGGGAGATaacagaaaacagggaatgtGACAAGCTGGATGATGTAAGATCACTGTCCTTGCTGTGTATATGATCATTATTATTGAAGGAGTTGGGGACTGAAAAAGCCCTGAGCAGTGTATGTAATTCAGGctctggaagaggaaggaaatgacTCCCACTGGTCTGGCACATGTGCCAGTAGAAGTAGTGCACAGCAGTGATGGAGAGAGATCTGTAACACAATGAAATGCAAACGGATAAGTAATAAATGAGGTGGAAGGGAAGGTCACAGATGTTGAAGGTAATCTAGATTTTTGCAAGGATTCTCTAAGGAGAGGAACAGTATCATATTTTAACATCTTAGGTTGCTTTCCAACTTGCCTGTCAAACTGCTTTCACTGAAAAGTAGAATTTTGTGCTTGTGAAAGGTGCAGGAATGTGGCTCAAGCCTCAGAGGTTCAGACCCCCGAATGCATAAACTTGTGCCCTAATGTGTATGTAAAGTGTGTCCTTAGGATCATTTAATTGTCGtagttttcttgctttcactCTGAGCTGCTGATTATGGTTTTGCAATGCCAGCACTCACTCCtttggcacagcagcacaggccaCCAAATGTCCTTCATCCTGTGTTGTCCTGTCACAGCCAGGTACACGTTGCTGCAGCTTCTGTAAAAAACACTGGCTCAAGGTGAAAGGCTTGGCTGGACTTTCAAAGGCAGAAGCTTGAACTTGGAACTGTGCTGTTGGCACAGTCTGTGCAAGCACACtttgatggttttatttttctttagatggAGAGTAACAGCACACCAGAACcaaaggaaaactgggaagagaACTGCCATCAGAATGgcctttctctccctttgccGGAGGAGGGGGAAAACCTCTCCCATTCATTGGAAGCAGAACACAGGTGAGTAAATGGAAGAATAAAGTAAAGGAGGGCGAGTCATTGGGCTGTGTGAGGAGAAGGAAgcaatttcaaagaaaactcttatttttgggaagcagcagtAGCTGTGTGTGTATGGAGAAGGAGGTGTGTGGGCTTTGTGACCAGGGCTGTACTGGGTGGGGTCTCATTGAAGGTAAAACAAGACACAAATGACAGGTGAGCCAAGGCTTTACCAAGGTCTGTAATTAAATTCCAGTGCTTCTTTAGTGCCACATCCGCATGTTAATGCTGCCTAGAGATATTTATCTGCCCACACTGGGAGTTAGCATGAACCTAGGGTGATTCTGGTTAATTTACAAGCAGGTGTCCTAAATGTTAAGAAGACACACACCACACTTTGCTTGCACTTAGAATACTCCTGTGCTGCTTTACATGCTATAAAAGTGGAGGAGagttaagaaaatatttacctgGTATCTCAGGCTGTATCTCATGTCAGTGAGTAAGCAGTGTGAGCATCTGGTGCAAGCAGATAGTAAGGTTTAGGACATTCTGAGCTGTGATACTGGTTTGGTTGCCTCATGTCCTCCTTCAGTGTCCTTGAGTTAGAATTTCAAATCCCTGCCTTCCACCAGTCTGGTTATGTACTCATTGTACAGGACTGCTGATGgttaaatatttgtaaaagacactgaaaaatgttGGGTAAACACAAATGATTGTTGAAGTGGTCTGTGATAGAGAAGATTCCCTGGTGAATTTGGAGTGATTTCGTACAAAACCTCATTCTTCATGGACAAAGTGTTCTTTCCTTTGCCATTATTCCCTTGCTTTAGTTCCCATgccccttttattttctccacaATCAGGTTATTGAAAGAAATGGGATGGCAGGAATATCctgaaaatgatgaaaactACCTTCCCCTCACGGAGGATGAGCTCAAAGAGTTCCAGATTAAATCAGAACAGGTATGTTTAcagctcttctccctctcctttctcaagGGTTTCTTCTTAAAGATGTTCAAAAGGACAAAGAATTTAAGTGAGACTGTAGTAGAATGGATGATTCTGCATTATCCCTGTGTGTACACACAGTAAAATGTGTAATTCATGTCCACAGATTGTTGGTGACAGTTACTCTCCATGCTTTTGCTCGttttaaaacttgctttcattccTACAGCGAAGAAGAAATGGATTTGGGAAGAATGGATTTCTTCAGGGCCGCGGCTCCAGCCTGTTGTTCCACTGGGGAAGCACTTTTAAGACAAAGATTGAGGACTCAGACACAGAAACAAGTAGCAGTGAAACGTCAGATGACGATGCCTGAAACTGGgcacaataaaattaaataaataaaaccaacccAATAAACTCAGTTCATAGTTCAACACGTGTTTGGGGTTGTATAAACTAAACAGAGTTTATTCTGTCTCCAGTCtgttcagttttttcttttgttgttgatACTTCATGCACAAGGGAAATAATTGTATCccaaagaagagagaaattggcttctttagctttttcttttggttttgccCTAATGCTTACTAGAAGTTTGTGCAGCTAGCAAATTTTGACAAAAATCCCTTGTGGGGCAGTGCACAAGTTCAGTCGTGTGAGCAGGACACAAGTGGCTGACTGATCTCTGCAACAACAAGCTTCTAACAGTGCCGCCGCATTGCCCAGTGCGCGGTAACGGTGTGCTAAAACAATCATTGTCGATGACAAAATGGCTTTTGAAGTTCTAATTATGTTAAATTAATGCTAAtaacatgaatattttattttatttttttttttttttggcggCTCGGGGAGCTTCATCACTTAACCAGGcgtttgtggttttcttttttttttgggtacAGCTGTAAAATATTTGGATATAGGAATTGTTTGTGTTCTTCTTCTTGCAGCCTTGATATTCAGGGTGGattgtaaaatataaattttttgtGAGATTTCAAAGATTAAGATTATTTTGATAACAttatttacagattttaaaaagtgactATCACATTGAGTCTGTATGAGGGGGAAAAACTACTGCATCAAAAATAACTAActtggaataaatattttgcatcagTTTGCCAATTCTAATTGTCTTTCTTATGTAAGAAGAGCTTTCCTCTAAGGGACCTGCAACTTTGGGGGTTCAGTAGCATTGGGGATAAACAGTTTCCTCTCCCGCTCTATTTTTCCACTTGGCAAACATTGCTGTAGTGCTcagactgcaggagctgaacTCTTCCTTtaagaagggagagagagaacaaTGCTGAGATGACAGTCcatgtttggggattttttttttaaagaaaataattcaaaattatcTTCTACTAaagcagtttgcttttttttccgCTTCATACAAAATGGTGAAGCTCGACCGGTCGGTGTCACTTGTTCCTAGTGCAATGCTGCTGTTTATGTTCACAACGTGGCAAGGGAATGTCTGAATCCAAAGCTGTTTTCATTgaagtcttttttaaaaattcatgaaaacatttctattagattaaaaagaattttacaaACAACTCAGTTGTGGCCTAAGCTATTTAAGTGTCTGGTGTAAGTTCAGCTGTGCACAAAGGTTTTGGATTGGAAAGTGCTTGGGGGTTGTGCATTGTTTGCAAGTGGGTTGGATGTAGTCACACAAAACCTTGTCTTGCAGACCTCAGGGGTTTGTCCCAAGGTTCTGCCTGTGTGTTCTTAATCCACTCCTGGCCAGGCAGAGAGGACAGAGGTGTAAGAAAATGATAATGTTTAGCCCTAAATCTTTGCATCTGGATTCAAGGGTGCGTGCTCAGCATTATCAGGTGTAACTCTGCTACCTGTgcctccagctccctctggcTCTGCGGTGAACCCGAGCTGAGTGGGGCAGTGGGGCATTTCTTCATCCTGCACTCTGGAATCCAGGCTCCAGGGGCTGAGGCTGCCTGGGAATGCTTGGGAAGCGCTGGGGCTCCTGTAAGACATTGCACAAACCATCTCATTGCTTTTGAATATCCTTGTGTTTTGGTCCCATCTAACACTGCTTTTGTCTGGAAAAGTCTATCCATTTTTTAACTTCCCACGTCCACTTAAGTTACTCAGATCTGTGTGCACTGATCTCAGGAAATGGGGTAAGTTGTAAAACCCCTTCACCTCAAATCCATGCTGACAGCTGTTTCACTTCGATGTGGAAGTTCCCCCTTAGCTTTAAGTCTACTAAGGAGCAGCtaagtgggagctgctgcaaggCAGGAAAGGGGCATCCCTGGGacagccccaggccctgcatATCTCTGTCGGTGAGCACTTGGTAACCACGGGTGAGAGCACTGTGGGACACAGGCAGCGGGGCCTCCCTCAccttgttttctgtggtttgctCAGGTGGCTCAgggacattttttcccccattccaGTGCCCGTGGTAAATAGTGGGAATGTCCAGGGTTGGAGGCGTGgtcctccctgcccagcccggcGTCCAGCATAGCAACAGTGTCTTCAAACACTGCAGCCACCGCCCCCAGCAGGTCTGTGCACGCGTTCAGCCCGTCCCAGGGTGCCAGCCCCGCGGGGGGACCCCCTCTCCCTGGCAGGGTGGCCCCCCCGAGTGACCCCCACCCGCTCTGCTTTCCAGGGTGTTGGACATGGGGGGCTTCCTCTGCCCGCGCTGCCGCTTGGCGTTCGGATCCCGACAGTTGCTGCAGGTGCAcctggagaagctgtgcctCGGGCCCGCggcacccagcagctcctgcctccatcGGGGGGATCCCCTGCCTGTGGAGGGAGCACAGGGCACggcaaggaaaacacaggacGCCTCGGTAGTGTGGAGCTGGGTCTGGCACAGAATAGGGGTGGgtgggagggacagggacaggtgCTGGGCCGGGAAACAGGGCATCACATCCTAGATCCAGCTTGGTCTGAGCTGGGGTAGGCCTCCCATCTTCCCATTCCTGCACCACACAGGCAGCCCTTGGTGCTTATTTTGCCAAAGACAGAAAAGTATATTGTTAAGGGGGGGAGTGGGGATGCGTCacccttttcttcccttggTGTCTGCAAGGTTGGGGTATCCCAAAATACGGACGACGCTGAGCCACGCCATCACTTTGTGCTTCCTGGGGTTCCACCAGCTGtgcggggacagcggggaccAGGGCGGGCGCGAGGGGCTCCCCTGGGGGATGTGCTCACCCCCCGGGAGAGGGCCCTGCTCCACACAGCCGACCCCACTTCCAGGAGGCTGACAGTGGAGGTACAGTGAATCCTGAATCCCAGGGTGGGCATCAGCAGCCCTACGGCTCCCCAGAGATGGTGGTCCAGCCCCTCCTACCCGGTGAACCCCgtgtgcagcagggagagccccCCCGGCAGTCGCTCCCACTGCAGGGGCACCGGCAGCCGCCGCAGGAGCTGCGGGAAGCCCACGAACGCTACGTGGCCGAGATCCGGGCCAGgacccagcagctggagcagcagagggagggTAGGCACTGGCAGCAGTTTTGGGGCAATGGGTAGGCACGTGTGGGATGCAGTAACCCCCCGAGAGTGGGGCTGCGGGGGCCGTGCTGAGCCCCCCGGCCCCTCACCGTCCCGCAGGGCTCTGCCGGCGGCTGGCGGCActcggggctggggcagctctgggcccccAGCCCGAGCacggggagcagcagcagagccggGCCCCGCGGGACCAGGCCGGACAGGCCcgaacagcacagcagaggtgaGCGCTGGCCGGGAGGGGGTCACAGCGCAGAGCCCTGGCCCTGTGGGGTGGTCTCCATTAAAGGGCCCGTTGGCCCCCTCACCCCCCATTTGCCCGTCTCCTCCCCAGGGCCACCCTCCGCCTCGACACCCTCCTGCCGCCCGCAGGGCCGCTCGCGGCCGAGGCCAGGTGAGGCTCCGTGGCGATGGCGGCTCTGAGCAGAGCGCTCGGCCGAGCCCTGGCGATGGCTGACCCAGGGCTCCGGTAGGGCGCTGCGACTGTCCTACCTGCGCTCCGGGGGACACGACCCGGCCGTCCTGGACCAGCTCCTCCATCTCCAGCTGGAGGCCACGGTACTGGAGAAAAGAAccgcagggctgggcaggggcaggcGGTTGGGTAAGTGCCAACACCAGGCCCAGGCCTGTCCCCCCACAGGGACCGTGGCCCCACAGCCGGCTCCTGAGGTGCCCCCGGCTGTGCCGGCAGAGCCCCCCGGCACTGGCACACACGCTCTGGATGCGGCGCTGCTAGCCGTGGAGCTGGAGAACCGGCGTCTGGAAGATGAACTGTTGGCACTGAAAgtcaggagggagaggagagcagacGCTGGTAGGTGATGGGTCCCAGGGAAGGGGGTCCCCTATctgcaccccacagccctggggttGCAGCATCAGAGCCCTGGGCTGGACATGGCTCCTGGAAATATGGGCAAGGGGAGGGGAGCTGCAGCTCGGGGTGGGGTGGGctctctgcagtgagcaggggGAGTCCCGGCCCCCAGTGGCCCTGAACGCGGGCCTGGTGAGGTGCCGGGGAAATGGCTGCTGTAAAGCCCACGGTGACCAAatcctgctgcccaggctcGCGGGCAGCCCAGCGGCACACGGAGGAActggcccagctccaggcagaggTGGGAATGCTGCGATGCCACGCAGAGCAGACGAGGCCATGGCTGCACCCCCCCATCCTCCCACCCCCCATAGCCCCTCCACTGCcgccagccctggctgtgccagaaCTTTTTATGGTAAGAGCCTCAGCCCTAGGCAATTTCCAGCTCTccaaggaggggagaggggagatgGGATTGGGCTGCCAACTGGGATGGAATGATGGGTGTGGAGGTACAAGCTTGGGGACATTTGGGAACTACTCCCTTTGCTGTGGTTGGGGATAGGGCCACTGGGGCAGGAGGTGAGTACCCCCCAGTGCTGGACCAAGGGTGGGATTTGCTTTGCACAGGCAATGGCACCTGTGAGGGGAtggctgggcagctcctgcccatgCCTGGACAGGACAGTGCCAGGACCCTTCTCCCCTTGAcatcacttttttcctttcccaggagCCCCCTGGGCCTGCGCTGGGGCctggcagccccacagcccatGTGTCCCCTGGACTCCCCCTCACCCCCTTTATGGCCCTGGAGGaccctcctcctgctcaggaGCCCCCAGAACAAGACAGGGCTCCCCAAAGGTGAGCCAGGAATGGGCCATGGCCCCACTGGACTGCCCTGGCACCCCCTCACCACCCTGGAGTGGCAAATTGGGGCTTTAGTAACTGTTAGGGTGATGAAGGGATGGCAAAACCTGTGTTCAAGCTGCAGAGATGGGTTTTGGGACCAGGATCCTACagtggtggggtggggggaaagtgTATGGGAACACTGCTGGGACCAAAGAGGCTCTGGgcatttcagcaggaaaaggacAGGCAGCATCAGGCAAACGCCCAAGCCAGCAGCCACATGAGTTACACAACTCAGCCTCCaccccagggctgagcccaCAGCCAGATGAGGGTTTCACTCTGCTCACAATGGTGGTTTAGGGACAGGAAGAGGGCACAGAGGGGCACAAATTCCTTTCCCTCAGGTACAGCCCCAGATGCAGCCCTCTGTAGGGAAAGCCTAATCCAGGGCatgcacagctcagccctgggaaCCAGCAAAAGCCACAGCCAGCCTTCCAAAGCATCACAGGCCGTGGGTTATGTTTAATAAATGGCTTCAGCTCATTGCTCTTCACTTCTTGGCCTttttttatacacacacacacacacacacagagcccagggcaggctcccagccccacctgGGACTCAAGCTGTCTGAGTGGacagccctgcccctgcctcaAACCATCAGCACCTGCTCCTGGCACCCCCTCCTGGGTGCAAAGTGGAGGTTGAACAGAgctaaaaatacacagcaacAAGGCCCAGGATGTTACAAAGCTCTTTATCAGCCTTCCCCACTATCTTTAGGCTGCTCAAAGCTGAGGGAGGCACCACTAGAACCCACTTCAGGCTCAGCCTTGAATGAACaaaacagccccagctgtgaTAAGGctccagaaggagaaaaggtCAGATCCCTGGACAAGACTACAGTGAATTCCATGCAATGCTcttcttccctgcagcagccagccctgcctggcccaTCCaagcctctgctcctgcctcagaaGGCAGATGTGGGTGGAAATGCTGAAGCTAAAGGGAGCACAAGCCCAGCAGTGGGCCAGGGCTGAGACCTGCAGCCCAGGGGgagagccaggagcagaggctggaaCCTGTCACAGGAGGAAGGTCAAGAGGGACCATTTGCTTACAATCTTTATTGAAGTCATACAAAAGTTgccaaaaagtgaaaaaatacacTATATACAAAACCATTTTCCTTGTAAGGAGAGGAGTGTCCAAGGTTAAAGAATTATCATACTGTGCTTTCAACTGCAGCCCCTGATTCTGCTTGTGGCCTTTTCTCTGTCTAAAAGAGAAGAtaagggtttgtttttaaaagacaagacACAGTCTTACAGCACCAACTCATGCAGCAGCCCACAGGTTCTGTAATTTAAAGATTTAACTGACTATGTGAGCTTTGATGGTCTCCAGAGCCCAACACTACCCTAAAGCATTGACAGTAACAAGTACAGCCCAGGGGTCAGTAATAATACCCAGGAACATTAAAAATTGGGGGAAGACCCTGTGCTGGAGTGGAGTCCAGCAAAAAACCACCCAGAACCTGTTTGTGTCCCACCCCACAGGTGACAAGGCCCCACAGCTGGGCCTGTCCAGCCCACACAGGGTCAGCACCACAGTACAGCATGCATCCTGCCCACTAGGAATATTCTTCATCTCATCTGGGAAACCTTGTGAAGGCCAGCGGGCAATAAAACCAGGACATCTACCAGGCACACAACAATCCCTGAATAGAGAgggggggaaataaaataaaaaaccactgCCCAGACTCCTGGCTCAGCTGCCCACctcctcttccattttttctgcGACCTCATTTCCACTGGGGACAGTATCCCCACCACCACCATTGACAGCTGGTTCTGGTTTAGATTTCTTGGCTTCATTGTCTCCCTGATGAGTCTCCTCCTCTGGtttcctctgaaaacaaaattatttataatcTCTACTAAGTACAAAtcaaagtttaaatatttttgagaaattcAGCATTAGATGTCATTGCACATCATCTACCCAACCTCTGCTTGCCAGGCTCAGGACAGACTTCCCAGGGTTGGGGTTTAACCAGAGCTTTGAGGCTCTGGCATCGAGGTCTCGACCACAGTGACACTGTCTGGGTGCCAGGATCTCCAGACCTAAATTATCCTCAGTTATAGTCTGGCAAGGAAAGGAGCAACCACTGAGCCTGTAACAGTTCAAGGGTAGACTTAGGCCATCTACAACATTTGAAATCACCTAAAGCAGCTCCAAATCACTCCAGGCACACCTGAACTCACAGGCCAATGGAACAGAGGCAACATAAGAGTATCCCCTATAAGATCTTAGCTTTAATCAGCAAACACTTCTAGAGAACACATAACACTTAAAGGAACCAAGTGTTCAATACCTGATCTCTTTAAGAGGCAGTTTATAATTACCACCAGGTGTGGCTTTACTATTTATTAAGCCCAAGTCCCCATTTCCTTTTGGAAAGAAGggaacccagcccagcctggttGCCTGCCTTTTCCTTGGAATCTGTAGGTGACCCTGCTGCTCTTGAGGGCCCTCAGCAGAGAAAGCTCTTGTTCAGGGAACACCTGCAGAAGCTGCACAACTGGGTCAGATTTACATCAGCGTGCATCGGGCAGGGTGCTGAACCACCAAGAATGGTCTCCTGATTGGCTCCCAGTGGAAAAGAGTTTCATACACTACTGGTTTTACTTTTGGAATGTTTTCCCATTATACAACTAAGTTAAGAAAAAACCtcttaagacagaaaaaaatctaattacaCAGAGCAAGCCAGTAGTACTTCAACAAACTGCTTGTTTAATGAATCATTTCTGGACTCACCTTTTTCCTGACTAGATGAGAGATGTCTGTTACACACTGAGATGCACCATCAGCTGCTTTCCTTACTGGAATCTGATACAAGACAGACACTGACACATGAGCAAATGCAACCAGTAATCCTTAGAGCAGACGAGAATTAACAACATCCATTTTTGATTAACTTACTGTGGAAACAGAACCACTGCCTTCACTTTGTGCAAAGCCAGATGTGGTTCCAAccttaagaaaagcagaaaaaacagacTGTGGCAGACCATACATGTGAGCTTACTGAGATACAGAAAGCCCAAGTCCTTCATGTCCCAGCACTGGCTTCTGCACTTCCGCACAGGACAGAGGCAACACGCGCTCCACATCTGTCTGACCCATCATTTCCAGGCCTGATACATTAAATGCCACAGAAGCCTATCAAATTCCTTCTCAGTTTGGAACAATTAGTATCAGGGTACTTAGTAAATATCCTCTTTAGATGTcagctgcctcagtttccttctCACAACCACAGCTTGGTAACACCTGTGAGGAACCACCAGCCCCTGATCAAGTCTGAGCTCCTCCCATTACTGAGTTACTTCAAGTTCCACTGGAAGGAGGGTTGGCTCAAAAGGAAACCACAGGACACACTCACCAGAGTTGCTTTCAGTCCCAGCTCAGCTACTCTTGCACTCTTCTGTGACTCCTTTGAATCTTCTATCTTCTCTTTAATTTCAGGAAGCAATCCCTTCAGTTCTTCAATCTCCTTCTCGTCCTCCGGGGAGCCAGTGTCTGCCTTCTTTATTCGCTCGGTCAGTATTGCTGGGGTGAAACAGTTATCAGGGCAAAACACCTCGAGACAAAGTAACTGTCCAGTTACCAACATCCAGAAGCAACTATCTGCTaacaaacagttttaaaaattctgccCTTGCTGTAGTCTGTCATTGCTTTTAGATAAAACATGACAGCAGACAATGAGCACACCTCACTACTTTGCCTGGAGAAAACTCACTAGGCAGCTTCAGAATTCCACGTACCCAGTCTCTTGTCTATGACCTCCATGGACTTCCCGAACTGCAGGACGGCCTCGTCGAAGTCGCTGTTGTAGTGGTAGGCCAGGGCCAGCTGGTAGTGGCTCTCAGCCAGCAGTCGGTCATGAGCCTCCAGGTACTTctgctgcagggccaggcaggcCTGGAACTCCTCAATTGCCTGTGTGTAGTTTTCTACAGGAGAAAGTCCCAAGGTCTTTACAAACCTCAGTAATTATCCACAATCTAAACCCTGGTTTGGTTACTCCATGTTTTGTTACACATCATACAGTCTGCAAACAGAACCAtcactgaacacagcagtgctgggctgcttTTAGACCATCAGGTGACAACTCTGCCTCCCCTCAGAGACTGTCTAGGCCAGTTCCTCTGGTTCTCTCACGAGTGCTTTGTCTAATCTCAGCACAGAAAACTGAGCAGACAAGTCAAAGCAGGCACCAAATCCTCCTGCTTTACCTGCTACCAGGAACTGAATGTAACTGGTCACAACTGCAACATGGATCTGGAGCTAAGCAGAGTCCCCTACCACCTTCCTGTCAAGCTCTCCACTGAATGTGTTCTAGTGACACAAGACAACCCTTGCTCTGTAGCCCTGGCCCAGAAACCTGTTGGATTATTTCCAATGCCTGTCCCAAAGAAAGAGTACATTTGGATTTAACAagattaaaatgtgtttttaaatgaaaggcaAGCAAGACATTACACAGCACTAACCTGGGGCTTGCTTCCCActccttttttctgctgtgtaaCACAAGAGTCTTTCCTGACTATAGCCTAGGATTTGGGAAGGGCTAAGACAGTcaactatttttcatttgcagtctTTTTGTTCTGACAGTGGCATGGTACTGACACCTCTTATTAAT is a genomic window containing:
- the CCDC17 gene encoding coiled-coil domain-containing protein 17 isoform X2, which translates into the protein MVVQPLLPGEPRVQQGEPPRQSLPLQGHRQPPQELREAHERYVAEIRARTQQLEQQREGLCRRLAALGAGAALGPQPEHGEQQQSRAPRDQAGQARTAQQRATLRLDTLLPPAGPLAAEARALRLSYLRSGGHDPAVLDQLLHLQLEATVLEKRTAGLGRGRRLGKCQHQAQACPPTGTVAPQPAPEVPPAVPAEPPGTGTHALDAALLAVELENRRLEDELLALKVRRERRADAGSRAAQRHTEELAQLQAEVGMLRCHAEQTRPWLHPPILPPPIAPPLPPALAVPELFMEPPGPALGPGSPTAHVSPGLPLTPFMALEDPPPAQEPPEQDRAPQR
- the CCDC17 gene encoding coiled-coil domain-containing protein 17 isoform X1, which translates into the protein MVVQPLLPGEPRVQQGEPPRQSLPLQGHRQPPQELREAHERYVAEIRARTQQLEQQREGLCRRLAALGAGAALGPQPEHGEQQQSRAPRDQAGQARTAQQRATLRLDTLLPPAGPLAAEARALRLSYLRSGGHDPAVLDQLLHLQLEATVLEKRTAGLGRGRRLGKCQHQAQACPPTGTVAPQPAPEVPPAVPAEPPGTGTHALDAALLAVELENRRLEDELLALKVRRERRADAGSRAAQRHTEELAQLQAEVGMLRCHAEQTRPWLHPPILPPPIAPPLPPALAVPELFMVRASALGNFQLSKEGRGEMGLGCQLGWNDGCGGTSLGTFGNYSLCCGWG
- the CCDC17 gene encoding coiled-coil domain-containing protein 17 isoform X3; translated protein: MVVQPLLPGEPRVQQGEPPRQSLPLQGHRQPPQELREAHERYVAEIRARTQQLEQQREGLCRRLAALGAGAALGPQPEHGEQQQSRAPRDQAGQARTAQQRATLRLDTLLPPAGPLAAEARALRLSYLRSGGHDPAVLDQLLHLQLEATVLEKRTAGLGRGRRLEPPGTGTHALDAALLAVELENRRLEDELLALKVRRERRADAGSRAAQRHTEELAQLQAEVGMLRCHAEQTRPWLHPPILPPPIAPPLPPALAVPELFMVRASALGNFQLSKEGRGEMGLGCQLGWNDGCGGTSLGTFGNYSLCCGWG